A section of the Pedobacter sp. HDW13 genome encodes:
- a CDS encoding mechanosensitive ion channel family protein has translation MKRLFTLHLFALVFLGTQLYAQTDSLKKPVDSTQIKKMNSGLDRVSQLSAERIADSLKRDVLQKQVNALGKGDDTERNRLLLELGALKKKDSLQQVKQVKQIDSLRKFIKGVPVVFNRDTLFYIYAKLGSFSAADRAQAIANRLEKIAGGTTFHTDSLKLSQAESSIDLIYGNNLLLSINEEDAIWAKKDINTLSADVKAAVGKSVINYRDENSLQVIIKEILLTLLVIAVVIGLVYLVNRLFRTLTAKLLKSEGRLKDGIRIKNYQLLDPDRQLWVIGAALSIARWIIIILLIYLALPVLFGIFPFTKDLSENLLAYILGPLKKIGSAIWNYIPDLMTILVLLVVFRYVLRFVRFIKTEVERGKLTIPGFYKDWANPTYQIIRVLILAFMLIVIFPYLPGSDSGVFKGVSVFMGVLFTFGSAGALGNVVAGLVLTYMRAFRIGDRVKIGEVTGDIIEKTLLVTRVRTIQNEVVSIPNSTVMSNHTINYSVEASEKGLIIHTTVTIGYDAPWRQVHQLLIDAALSSDMIEADPKPYVLQTSLDDYYVSYCINAHTKSPNKQALIYSSLHANIQDIFNEAGVEIMSPHYKALRDGNETTIPAAHLPKDYSVPVFRTSTRMENTDPKKTD, from the coding sequence ATGAAAAGACTTTTTACCCTCCATCTTTTTGCTTTGGTTTTTCTCGGAACCCAACTTTATGCCCAAACTGATAGCCTAAAAAAACCTGTCGATTCTACACAGATTAAAAAAATGAACAGTGGGCTCGACCGCGTGAGCCAGTTATCGGCCGAACGGATTGCAGACTCCTTAAAACGCGATGTACTTCAAAAACAGGTAAATGCTTTGGGTAAAGGAGATGATACCGAACGTAACCGCTTGTTGCTCGAACTTGGCGCATTGAAAAAGAAAGATTCGCTTCAGCAAGTAAAGCAGGTAAAACAGATCGATTCGCTCAGGAAGTTTATTAAAGGAGTTCCCGTAGTTTTTAACCGCGATACGCTATTTTATATTTACGCCAAACTTGGCAGTTTCAGCGCAGCCGATCGTGCGCAGGCCATTGCCAACCGTTTAGAAAAAATTGCCGGTGGTACAACCTTCCATACCGATTCGCTAAAACTTAGCCAGGCCGAAAGCTCAATCGACCTGATTTATGGAAATAATTTGCTCCTATCCATCAACGAAGAAGATGCCATCTGGGCAAAAAAAGATATTAATACCCTATCAGCCGATGTTAAAGCTGCAGTAGGCAAATCTGTAATCAATTATCGCGATGAAAACAGCCTGCAGGTAATAATAAAAGAAATTTTACTCACCTTATTGGTAATAGCGGTGGTTATTGGCCTGGTATACCTGGTAAACCGGCTGTTTAGAACCCTCACCGCCAAACTACTTAAAAGCGAAGGGCGGCTTAAAGATGGCATCAGGATTAAAAATTATCAACTTTTAGATCCCGACCGGCAGCTTTGGGTAATCGGTGCCGCCTTATCTATTGCCCGGTGGATAATTATCATCCTGTTAATTTATCTGGCCCTGCCGGTGCTGTTTGGTATATTTCCATTTACCAAAGATCTTTCCGAAAATCTTTTGGCCTATATTCTGGGCCCTTTAAAAAAAATAGGAAGTGCCATTTGGAATTACATTCCCGATTTAATGACAATACTGGTATTGCTGGTGGTTTTCCGCTATGTACTGCGGTTTGTGCGCTTTATTAAAACAGAGGTAGAACGTGGCAAACTTACCATACCAGGCTTTTATAAAGATTGGGCCAACCCTACTTACCAAATCATTAGGGTACTTATTTTGGCCTTTATGCTTATTGTTATCTTTCCGTACCTGCCAGGCTCAGACTCTGGTGTGTTTAAAGGCGTATCGGTATTTATGGGCGTTCTGTTCACCTTCGGCTCGGCCGGGGCTTTGGGTAACGTGGTTGCCGGCCTGGTACTCACTTACATGCGGGCTTTCAGAATTGGAGACCGTGTAAAAATTGGTGAGGTAACGGGCGATATTATCGAGAAAACCCTTTTGGTTACCCGGGTAAGAACTATCCAGAACGAAGTAGTTTCGATTCCCAATTCGACTGTGATGAGCAACCACACCATTAACTACAGTGTAGAAGCATCAGAAAAAGGCCTCATTATACACACTACGGTTACCATTGGTTACGATGCGCCCTGGCGCCAGGTACATCAACTGCTTATTGATGCCGCACTGAGTTCGGATATGATAGAGGCCGACCCTAAGCCTTATGTGCTACAAACCAGCCTTGACGATTATTATGTTAGCTACTGCATAAATGCACACACCAAATCGCCCAATAAACAGGCCTTAATATACTCCAGCCTGCATGCCAACATACAAGATATTTTTAACGAAGCCGGCGTAGAAATTATGTCGCCACATTATAAAGCATTGCGCGATGGAAATGAAACCACCATACCTGCAGCGCATTTGCCAAAAGATTACAGTGTACCTGTTTTTAGAACAAGTACACGGATGGAAAATACTGACCCGAAAAAAACGGATTAG
- a CDS encoding TonB-dependent receptor gives MKLLIVLMVTALLQASAATSNAQSLSLVNKHITIKQVFKEIRKQTGYNVLWEADKLQTNQTINVSFNNTPLDEVLKKCLAGKPLTYAIDEKTVIIKAAEISVFEKLLNLFKNIEVSGKVVDEKGGAMPNTSILIKGTKIFHKTDEGGNFKFTIAGEGAVLVVSYLGYKTQEVPVNKSGSLTISLQPDMADLEDVVVVGYGTQKRANLTGAVDAISAKQLENRPIANIGQGLQGLIPNLNISIANGRPNTAPDFNIRGFTSINGGAPLILVDNVPFSSSDLLTLNPADIESVSVLKDAASSAIYGARAPFGVVLIVTRTAKSSKLNVGVNSYMAYRTVGKLPEVVTDPYQVLKAKNEAAFPLYNPAYSATLVEAARLRSLDPSLPDVITDPTDPNKWFYIGSTDWLREAYNQSAPTYNVGVNVSKRAEQVSYYLSANYYRQNGMIKNANENNNIYNLRGKVDLNVTKWLTLSNNTMLTSTFYEAPTFIDGNYFWNINRTNVTDIPRNPDGSWTSAGASLLGAVQEGGRKTLSSNTVQTTFSFDASLVKNIWSLKGDATLRRVNNLNKSYEIPVPYKTGPNLSPPLSTSTSAADQHANTKYNIINLYTEAHKKLGNHFVSGLVGYNQEELRYNAFTASRKLLISNSLPSINLATGDQTVSESISEWAVQGLFYRVNYNFKERYLLELNGRYDGSSRFAPGKRWVFVPSGSAGWLLSDEKFFAPVKQFLAMDMFKIRGSYGVLGNQAAVGEYDYLSKMTSGKTSQILGGAQPTYVNPPAAISSNFTWEKVSSVNLGIDAAFFKNRLEVNFDRYTRFTKNMLVAGKPLPGVFGTASPTTNAADLKTKGWELKLGWKDQATLGGSPFSYNVVLALSDSRTYITRFDNPNKLLTGVSFYEGMELGEIWGLEAEGFFQNADELKNHANQTAVGTDDQRYQYFVGDIKFKDRNNDGKIDFGNKTVDNPGDYYKLGNNRNRLPYSIDLSGAWKGFDLRVYIQGVAKRDWYADGSNIYFWGIYAQPWTNVTVQNLDHWSPETPNAYFPRIKAYAAEDTGEELGIPNTKYLQDASYMRVKNITLGYTLPKSLLKRAKIENVHFYVSGENLFEHSNLKVKLDPEGLGGSIYPFQRTYSFGLNFNF, from the coding sequence ATGAAACTCCTTATAGTTTTAATGGTAACTGCTTTACTACAGGCAAGTGCTGCAACAAGCAATGCCCAGAGCCTTTCTCTAGTTAATAAACACATTACCATTAAGCAGGTTTTCAAAGAAATTAGAAAACAAACCGGCTATAATGTATTGTGGGAAGCCGATAAATTACAAACCAACCAAACCATTAATGTAAGTTTTAATAATACCCCACTTGATGAGGTATTGAAAAAATGCCTGGCAGGCAAACCATTAACCTACGCCATTGATGAAAAAACAGTGATTATTAAAGCTGCCGAAATTTCGGTATTTGAAAAACTGTTAAACCTGTTTAAAAACATCGAGGTAAGTGGTAAAGTGGTAGATGAAAAGGGCGGCGCTATGCCCAACACCTCCATACTGATTAAGGGAACCAAAATTTTTCATAAAACAGACGAAGGCGGAAACTTTAAATTTACAATAGCCGGAGAGGGCGCAGTTTTAGTGGTATCGTACCTGGGTTACAAAACCCAGGAGGTACCGGTAAATAAAAGTGGAAGTTTAACCATTTCGCTGCAGCCTGATATGGCCGACTTGGAAGATGTAGTGGTAGTAGGTTACGGAACACAGAAACGGGCAAACTTAACTGGTGCAGTTGATGCAATAAGTGCCAAACAATTAGAAAACAGGCCAATTGCCAATATTGGGCAGGGTTTACAGGGCTTAATTCCGAATTTAAATATTTCTATTGCCAATGGCAGGCCCAATACGGCGCCCGATTTCAATATCAGGGGATTTACCTCTATTAATGGTGGTGCACCTTTAATATTGGTAGATAACGTACCTTTCAGCAGTTCCGATTTGTTAACACTTAACCCTGCCGATATAGAAAGTGTATCGGTATTAAAAGATGCAGCTTCATCGGCCATTTATGGTGCGAGAGCACCATTTGGGGTTGTTTTAATTGTTACCCGCACAGCAAAAAGCAGCAAATTAAATGTTGGGGTAAACAGTTATATGGCCTACCGTACCGTAGGTAAATTGCCAGAAGTGGTTACCGATCCGTACCAGGTATTGAAAGCTAAAAACGAAGCCGCCTTTCCTTTGTACAACCCAGCCTATAGCGCTACATTGGTAGAAGCGGCCAGGTTACGCTCATTAGATCCTTCGTTGCCAGATGTAATTACCGATCCAACCGACCCGAACAAATGGTTCTACATCGGATCGACAGATTGGCTTAGAGAAGCTTACAATCAATCGGCACCAACTTACAATGTGGGCGTAAATGTATCTAAAAGGGCCGAACAGGTGAGTTACTATCTTTCTGCCAATTATTACAGGCAGAATGGAATGATCAAGAATGCAAATGAAAACAACAACATTTATAACCTACGTGGAAAAGTTGATTTGAATGTAACCAAATGGCTTACGCTCTCTAACAACACCATGTTAACCTCTACCTTTTACGAGGCTCCTACCTTTATTGATGGAAACTATTTCTGGAATATAAACCGTACCAACGTAACCGATATTCCGCGCAACCCCGATGGTTCGTGGACTTCGGCAGGTGCATCTTTGTTAGGTGCAGTGCAAGAAGGTGGCCGCAAAACTTTAAGCTCGAACACGGTGCAAACCACTTTCTCTTTCGATGCTTCGCTGGTTAAAAATATCTGGAGTTTAAAGGGCGATGCAACTTTAAGGCGGGTAAATAACCTAAACAAATCATACGAAATTCCGGTGCCATATAAAACCGGACCTAACTTATCACCTCCTTTATCTACTTCCACTTCGGCAGCCGATCAGCATGCAAATACCAAATACAATATTATTAACCTGTATACCGAAGCACACAAAAAGCTAGGGAACCATTTTGTATCGGGTTTGGTAGGTTACAACCAGGAGGAATTGCGTTACAATGCCTTTACAGCTTCGCGCAAATTGTTAATTTCCAATAGCCTGCCTTCTATAAATCTGGCTACCGGCGATCAAACGGTAAGCGAAAGCATTTCTGAATGGGCAGTACAAGGACTTTTTTACCGCGTAAACTATAATTTTAAAGAACGTTACCTGTTGGAGTTAAATGGCCGTTATGATGGTTCATCGCGTTTTGCACCAGGTAAAAGATGGGTTTTTGTTCCTTCAGGCTCGGCAGGCTGGTTACTATCTGACGAGAAGTTTTTTGCCCCGGTAAAACAATTTTTAGCAATGGATATGTTTAAAATCAGAGGTTCTTACGGTGTGCTGGGTAACCAGGCCGCTGTAGGAGAGTACGATTACCTGTCGAAAATGACCAGCGGTAAAACCTCGCAGATTTTGGGCGGTGCACAACCAACTTATGTTAATCCGCCGGCAGCTATCTCAAGTAATTTTACCTGGGAAAAGGTATCATCTGTAAACCTCGGTATCGATGCGGCTTTCTTCAAAAACAGGTTAGAGGTGAATTTTGACCGTTACACCCGTTTTACTAAAAATATGCTCGTAGCTGGTAAACCTTTACCTGGAGTTTTTGGAACAGCATCGCCAACTACCAATGCTGCCGATTTAAAAACCAAGGGCTGGGAGTTAAAACTGGGTTGGAAAGATCAGGCTACTTTAGGTGGTTCGCCATTTAGTTACAATGTAGTGCTGGCCTTAAGTGATAGCAGAACTTACATTACCCGTTTCGATAACCCAAATAAATTGCTGACTGGTGTTTCATTTTACGAGGGCATGGAGTTAGGCGAAATATGGGGGCTGGAGGCCGAAGGCTTTTTCCAGAATGCTGATGAGTTGAAAAACCACGCCAACCAAACTGCAGTAGGTACCGACGATCAGCGTTATCAGTATTTTGTGGGCGATATTAAATTTAAAGACCGCAACAACGATGGTAAAATAGACTTTGGTAATAAAACAGTTGATAACCCTGGCGATTACTACAAACTGGGTAACAACAGAAACCGCCTTCCGTACAGTATCGATTTATCTGGTGCATGGAAAGGTTTCGATTTACGCGTGTACATTCAGGGCGTGGCCAAAAGAGATTGGTATGCTGATGGTAGCAACATTTATTTCTGGGGAATTTATGCACAGCCATGGACCAACGTTACCGTGCAAAACCTCGATCACTGGAGCCCTGAAACCCCAAATGCTTATTTCCCGAGGATAAAAGCCTATGCTGCTGAAGATACCGGAGAGGAATTGGGTATTCCGAATACCAAATACCTGCAAGATGCTTCGTACATGCGTGTTAAAAACATTACACTGGGTTATACTTTACCTAAAAGTTTATTAAAACGTGCTAAAATCGAAAATGTACACTTTTATGTAAGTGGCGAAAATTTATTCGAACACTCCAACCTAAAAGTGAAACTAGATCCAGAAGGCCTGGGCGGAAGTATCTATCCATTTCAACGTACTTATTCATTTGGTCTGAACTTTAATTTCTAA
- a CDS encoding SDR family oxidoreductase has protein sequence MDLNLKGKIILVSGGAKGIGAAIVKALAIENAFPIIIGRNEADNQSMLQEIKDLGLNGDYFTAELTAPDSCKNIVDAILAKYNRIDGLVNNAGVNDGVGLESGTYEAFMESLHKNVVHYYLLAQHVLPELKKNKGSILNIGSKTAETGQGGTSGYAAANGARNALTREWAVELLQYGIRVNAIIVAEAWTPLYQKWISTFDQPEEKLKSITDKIPFENRMTTVEEIANTAVFLLSDKSSHTTGQLIHVDGGYVHLDRALL, from the coding sequence ATGGATTTAAATTTAAAAGGAAAAATAATTTTGGTAAGTGGTGGTGCAAAAGGCATTGGCGCAGCAATTGTTAAAGCTTTGGCAATTGAAAACGCATTCCCCATCATTATTGGCCGTAACGAAGCCGATAACCAGAGCATGTTGCAGGAAATTAAAGACCTTGGATTGAATGGCGATTATTTTACTGCCGAACTAACTGCACCCGATAGTTGTAAAAATATAGTTGATGCCATATTAGCCAAATACAACCGCATTGATGGTTTGGTTAACAATGCCGGGGTTAACGACGGCGTAGGCCTCGAAAGCGGCACCTACGAGGCTTTTATGGAATCGTTACACAAAAACGTAGTACATTATTATTTATTGGCCCAGCACGTTTTGCCTGAGCTGAAAAAGAATAAGGGTTCAATCTTAAACATTGGCAGTAAAACTGCTGAAACCGGTCAGGGTGGTACATCGGGTTATGCAGCAGCTAATGGTGCGCGTAATGCCTTAACCCGCGAATGGGCGGTTGAGTTATTGCAATACGGCATCCGCGTTAACGCCATTATCGTGGCCGAGGCCTGGACTCCCCTCTATCAAAAATGGATCAGCACATTCGATCAGCCGGAAGAGAAACTGAAAAGCATTACCGATAAAATCCCTTTTGAGAACCGGATGACCACCGTAGAGGAGATCGCCAATACAGCAGTGTTCTTATTGTCAGATAAATCGAGCCATACTACAGGTCAGCTTATTCATGTTGATGGTGGTTATGTGCACTTAGACCGGGCATTGTTGTAA
- a CDS encoding FecR family protein — MEHKRAEALLEKYLAGHCTPEEVAIVESWYLQVTENPEALAPEPDYASLGDSMWGTIQERNNPPKKVKLQWGWAAAAVILLALGFGLYQYKNTSQPEMQSVGYLVKNDIKPGGNKAFLTLANGAKISLDDTQNGKIAEQQGVSITKTAKGELVYTAKNATAQWLAGKQQFNTIETPKGGQYQINLPDGTKVWLNAASSLKYPTSFASTGREVQLKGEAYFEVAKKTTQGQRVPFTVKTETQVVEVLGTHFNINSYNNEENTKTTLVEGSVRVTPVTGSGNLAVLAKVLKPGEQSLLKGSSVKITAVETEEALAWKEGLFMFDNENLESIMHKVARWYDVEVVFKDKVLLTKDYSGTVSRFGNVSQVLKKLELTGSVHFNIEGRRIVVMK; from the coding sequence ATGGAGCATAAAAGAGCTGAAGCATTACTGGAAAAATATCTGGCCGGGCATTGTACGCCCGAGGAAGTGGCTATTGTAGAGTCGTGGTACCTGCAAGTAACCGAAAATCCTGAGGCTTTAGCTCCCGAACCGGATTATGCTTCGCTTGGAGATAGCATGTGGGGCACCATACAAGAGCGAAACAATCCGCCTAAAAAAGTAAAACTGCAATGGGGCTGGGCTGCAGCAGCAGTTATTTTGCTGGCGCTTGGCTTTGGTTTATATCAATACAAAAATACCAGTCAGCCCGAAATGCAAAGTGTTGGGTATTTAGTTAAAAACGATATTAAACCCGGCGGAAATAAAGCTTTTCTTACACTGGCCAATGGGGCTAAAATTTCGCTCGATGATACACAGAATGGTAAAATAGCCGAACAGCAAGGTGTAAGCATTACCAAAACAGCTAAGGGCGAGTTGGTTTATACTGCTAAAAATGCCACTGCACAATGGCTTGCAGGGAAACAGCAATTTAATACTATAGAAACGCCAAAAGGTGGCCAGTACCAGATAAACCTGCCCGATGGTACCAAAGTATGGCTAAACGCGGCTTCATCTTTAAAATATCCTACATCTTTTGCCAGTACAGGTCGCGAGGTACAGCTTAAAGGCGAAGCCTATTTTGAAGTGGCTAAAAAAACTACACAGGGGCAGCGGGTTCCGTTTACTGTAAAAACCGAAACGCAGGTGGTAGAAGTTTTGGGTACGCATTTCAACATTAACAGTTACAATAACGAAGAAAATACCAAAACCACACTGGTTGAAGGATCGGTAAGGGTTACACCTGTTACCGGATCGGGAAATTTAGCTGTACTGGCCAAAGTTTTGAAACCCGGCGAACAATCGTTGTTAAAAGGATCGTCGGTTAAAATAACAGCAGTAGAAACCGAAGAGGCCCTGGCCTGGAAAGAAGGCCTTTTTATGTTTGATAATGAAAACCTCGAAAGTATTATGCATAAAGTAGCCAGGTGGTATGATGTAGAGGTGGTATTTAAGGATAAAGTTTTATTGACTAAAGATTATAGCGGTACCGTTTCCAGGTTTGGAAATGTATCGCAGGTGCTTAAAAAGTTAGAATTAACGGGATCAGTTCATTTTAATATCGAAGGAAGGAGGATTGTAGTAATGAAATAA
- a CDS encoding metallophosphoesterase has protein sequence MKRRSLLKALPLATAALALGDLNAVASAPAEKDKKKKLVLTIAHITDVHIRQGDNAPARFEKCLQKIKDLKVDFFLNGGDSIHAADYNDIKRESVVEQWGIWDKCIKQLDGYELHSCIGNHDIWWAAPSKEDEMYGKDYVVKRLKIPNRYYSFSKNGWHFIILDGNNKNTALDAEQYKWLESELEKLPANTPVLLMSHYPILTVTGTWEGGQHGDHKELKQLFYKHKDKVKVCLSGHQHLLDRAWYNGVEYYCNGAMSGFWWGKGDKRSAQPYYYQETPPGYAILKLYSDGTLENKYIVETEGQS, from the coding sequence ATGAAAAGAAGAAGTTTATTAAAAGCACTCCCATTGGCTACCGCTGCATTGGCCCTTGGCGATTTAAACGCCGTTGCATCGGCACCCGCAGAAAAAGATAAGAAGAAAAAACTGGTATTAACCATTGCGCATATTACCGATGTACACATCCGTCAGGGCGATAATGCACCGGCAAGGTTTGAAAAATGCCTGCAAAAGATTAAAGACCTTAAAGTAGATTTTTTTCTCAACGGAGGTGATAGCATCCACGCAGCCGATTATAACGATATTAAACGCGAAAGTGTGGTAGAGCAATGGGGGATATGGGATAAATGCATTAAACAGCTTGATGGCTATGAACTGCACAGCTGTATTGGTAACCACGATATCTGGTGGGCAGCCCCCTCAAAAGAGGATGAAATGTATGGTAAAGATTACGTGGTAAAAAGGCTCAAAATTCCTAACCGTTATTATAGTTTCAGTAAAAATGGCTGGCATTTTATCATTTTGGATGGGAACAATAAAAATACCGCATTAGATGCCGAACAATACAAGTGGCTGGAAAGTGAATTAGAAAAGCTACCGGCAAATACACCGGTATTGCTCATGTCGCACTACCCGATATTAACGGTAACAGGTACCTGGGAAGGTGGGCAACATGGCGATCATAAAGAATTGAAACAGCTTTTTTATAAGCATAAAGATAAGGTGAAGGTTTGCCTCAGCGGTCACCAGCATTTGCTGGATAGGGCCTGGTACAATGGTGTAGAGTATTATTGCAACGGTGCCATGAGCGGTTTTTGGTGGGGTAAAGGCGATAAACGTTCTGCCCAGCCTTATTACTACCAGGAAACACCTCCAGGTTATGCCATTTTAAAGCTGTATAGTGATGGTACGCTCGAAAACAAATATATCGTAGAAACAGAAGGTCAATCGTAA
- a CDS encoding RagB/SusD family nutrient uptake outer membrane protein: MKTKYYINILVVILTVGFLAGCKKDFLDRIPETTITPNEFFKTTADLETYSNGFYGMFGAGTDDVFSDNISVYLGGHEMDNMIRGKITPANVGGWSWGNLRTINYMINNLQNVKGDAATIKHFVGIARFYRGIFYYNMIRRYGDVPYYNTVLGTNDEAQLYKAKDPRTLVADSVVADLEYAAANVLPTGTNTRVTKWAALTVLSRFCLYEGTFRKYHDELGLQSSANTFLQRAASASKSVMTDGGFSIYNTGKKGEDYQKLFTSEDLSGIKEIIFYDDYNRALNRSNSTHYVFDWQWSLSKSLIDTYLMTDGTAFTSTTDWDKKPYSEIFKNRDARMAVTVAPPGFSTTLGGAPNKTRPTFGGYPQIKFYAIDPVSKSYTEFTDLPILRYAEVLLINAEAKAELGTLSQTDLDLTINVLRNRAGVAALNMVTANASPDNVLAAMYPAVNGVNKGVLLEIRRERNVELACEGFRFADLLRWKAGKLLEKPTQGMYVAKLGAYDVTGDGVEDVAILQAAGQETPLDGLPADVKAKLVKYYLSDNSFYLSNGTSGFVMFPENQTNPRSFIEPKYYYYPIPMQQILLNPQLKQPTGW; the protein is encoded by the coding sequence ATGAAAACAAAATATTACATCAATATATTAGTGGTTATCCTCACCGTTGGCTTTTTGGCCGGATGTAAGAAGGATTTTTTAGACCGCATTCCGGAAACCACCATTACCCCGAACGAGTTTTTTAAAACCACAGCCGATTTGGAAACCTACAGCAATGGTTTTTATGGCATGTTTGGTGCCGGTACCGACGATGTTTTTTCAGACAATATATCGGTTTACCTGGGCGGGCATGAAATGGATAACATGATTAGGGGCAAAATTACGCCCGCTAACGTTGGTGGCTGGAGCTGGGGCAACCTGCGCACCATCAATTACATGATCAATAATCTTCAAAATGTAAAAGGCGATGCAGCTACCATTAAGCACTTTGTTGGTATTGCCCGTTTTTACAGGGGGATATTTTATTATAACATGATTCGCAGATATGGCGATGTACCTTATTACAATACGGTTTTAGGTACCAATGATGAAGCGCAGCTTTATAAAGCCAAAGATCCACGAACGCTGGTAGCGGATTCGGTTGTTGCCGACCTGGAATATGCTGCCGCCAACGTGCTGCCAACAGGAACCAATACCCGCGTAACCAAATGGGCTGCATTAACGGTTTTATCGAGGTTTTGCCTGTACGAAGGTACTTTTAGGAAATACCACGATGAACTGGGCTTACAAAGTTCGGCCAATACCTTTTTGCAAAGGGCTGCATCTGCTTCTAAATCGGTAATGACCGATGGTGGTTTTAGCATTTACAATACCGGTAAAAAAGGAGAAGATTACCAGAAACTGTTTACCAGCGAAGATTTAAGCGGTATTAAAGAAATCATCTTTTACGATGATTATAACCGAGCTTTAAACCGGTCTAATAGCACACATTATGTGTTCGATTGGCAATGGTCGTTAAGCAAAAGTTTAATCGATACCTATTTAATGACAGATGGAACGGCTTTCACCTCAACAACCGATTGGGACAAGAAGCCTTACTCCGAAATCTTCAAAAACCGCGATGCAAGGATGGCGGTAACGGTTGCGCCTCCCGGATTTTCGACTACTTTGGGTGGAGCGCCAAATAAAACCCGGCCAACTTTTGGCGGTTATCCTCAAATTAAGTTTTATGCTATAGATCCTGTCAGCAAATCATATACTGAGTTTACCGACCTGCCAATATTACGTTATGCAGAGGTATTGTTAATTAATGCTGAGGCCAAAGCAGAGCTGGGTACCCTAAGCCAAACCGATTTAGACCTGACCATTAATGTGTTGCGCAACCGCGCTGGTGTAGCAGCATTGAATATGGTTACTGCAAATGCCAGTCCCGATAACGTTTTGGCAGCCATGTACCCTGCGGTTAATGGTGTTAACAAAGGTGTGCTATTAGAAATCCGCCGCGAACGCAATGTAGAGCTGGCCTGCGAAGGTTTCAGGTTTGCAGATTTGTTGCGTTGGAAAGCTGGTAAATTATTAGAGAAACCTACCCAGGGTATGTACGTGGCTAAGCTGGGTGCTTACGATGTTACCGGAGATGGGGTAGAAGATGTTGCCATTTTGCAGGCCGCAGGTCAGGAAACACCACTTGATGGTTTACCTGCTGATGTTAAAGCTAAACTGGTAAAATATTATTTAAGCGATAATAGTTTTTATCTGAGCAACGGCACTTCGGGCTTCGTTATGTTCCCCGAAAACCAAACCAACCCAAGGTCGTTTATCGAGCCGAAGTATTATTATTACCCAATACCAATGCAGCAGATTTTACTAAACCCGCAACTTAAACAACCAACAGGTTGGTAA
- a CDS encoding RNA polymerase sigma factor, whose product MGDYNLNTDDELLLLLKERNHRAYAEIYQRYWAMLFRYARKILQNDEESRDVVQDVFVMLWSKSEALEIHTSLSCFLYAAVRNSILKLFQRGKVKNNYLNSLEKFIEAGNNTTDHLVRNRELAKRIELEVAQLPAKMREVFELSRNAHLSHREIAVRMDISDKTVKKQMNNALKILRLKLGSLFVLIF is encoded by the coding sequence ATGGGTGATTATAATCTGAATACTGATGATGAGCTTTTACTACTTCTGAAGGAGCGTAACCACCGCGCCTATGCAGAAATTTACCAGCGCTACTGGGCCATGCTGTTCCGTTATGCGCGTAAAATACTCCAAAACGACGAAGAATCGAGGGATGTAGTACAGGATGTTTTTGTGATGTTATGGTCGAAATCTGAAGCACTCGAAATCCACACTTCCTTATCCTGTTTTCTGTATGCCGCCGTGCGCAACAGTATCCTTAAACTTTTTCAGCGCGGAAAGGTAAAAAACAACTATTTAAATTCGCTCGAAAAATTTATCGAAGCCGGCAACAATACCACCGATCATTTGGTACGCAACCGCGAACTGGCCAAACGCATCGAACTCGAAGTTGCGCAGCTGCCCGCAAAAATGCGCGAGGTTTTTGAACTAAGCCGCAATGCACATTTATCCCATCGCGAAATTGCTGTGCGCATGGATATTTCTGATAAAACCGTTAAAAAACAAATGAATAATGCCTTAAAAATACTCCGTTTAAAACTGGGCAGTTTATTCGTTTTGATCTTCTGA